In one Haloplanus salinus genomic region, the following are encoded:
- a CDS encoding acc operon protein, with amino-acid sequence MNLHVPDDADEAEAAAIAAAVAAHVSSSAAAAAAAAEASDDEGTWWGREWAFAGRVDGLQGRSIRVPETTPTDAWTAAGRTDRF; translated from the coding sequence ATGAACCTGCACGTTCCCGACGACGCCGACGAGGCGGAGGCGGCCGCCATCGCCGCCGCCGTCGCGGCTCACGTCTCCTCCTCGGCGGCCGCAGCGGCCGCGGCGGCCGAAGCGAGCGACGACGAGGGGACGTGGTGGGGGCGGGAGTGGGCCTTCGCCGGCCGGGTCGACGGCCTGCAGGGGCGGTCGATCCGCGTCCCGGAGACGACGCCGACCGACGCCTGGACGGCGGCCGGGCGGACGGATCGGTTCTGA
- a CDS encoding sodium-dependent transporter, which yields MAQQQRETWATRLGFILAAVGSAVGLGNVWQFPFQTGANGGAAFIVVYLLAVFLIGFPAMLSEFVVGRRAERNPIDAFARLGHRNWKVVGVLGTVSAFWILSFYSVVGGWVIRYVLGSATGAYFDGSEAYFGAIAAGPEAVGFHAVFMALTVGVVAFGVTDGIERSTKLMVPSIVLLLGGLAVWAGTLDGGAAGYAYYLSPDIGTLTANVGSILPAAVGQAFFTLSLGMGAMITYASYLGRDDSLPTDGATIVVLNTFVGLLAGLVVFPILFSLGIDPGSGGLGAAFITLAGAFAQLPAGRVLGVAFFVVLLLAALSSAISLLEVVTSYLVDNTDRSRSTLAVALGLGIFLLGVPSAFGVPILGWYNAVAYNLLLPLSVLALLLFVGWVDAGDAVAELRRGTGLSESGAVAWLWFVRTVVPFGVLVTLLLGLQSLAVRAGLLAEAIV from the coding sequence ATGGCACAGCAACAGCGCGAGACGTGGGCGACGCGCCTCGGGTTCATCCTCGCGGCCGTCGGGAGCGCCGTCGGCCTCGGCAACGTCTGGCAGTTCCCGTTCCAGACGGGTGCGAACGGCGGCGCGGCGTTCATCGTCGTCTACCTTCTCGCCGTCTTCCTGATCGGCTTCCCCGCAATGCTCTCCGAGTTCGTGGTCGGCCGGCGGGCCGAGCGCAACCCCATCGACGCCTTCGCCCGCCTCGGTCACCGGAACTGGAAAGTCGTCGGCGTCCTCGGCACCGTCTCGGCGTTCTGGATCCTCTCGTTTTACAGCGTCGTCGGCGGCTGGGTGATTCGGTACGTCCTCGGGAGCGCCACCGGCGCGTACTTCGACGGGTCGGAAGCGTACTTCGGCGCCATCGCCGCCGGTCCCGAGGCGGTCGGCTTCCACGCCGTCTTCATGGCCCTGACCGTCGGCGTCGTCGCCTTCGGCGTCACCGACGGCATCGAGCGCTCGACCAAACTGATGGTGCCGAGCATCGTCCTCCTCCTCGGTGGTCTGGCCGTCTGGGCCGGAACGTTGGACGGGGGCGCCGCCGGCTACGCGTACTACCTCTCGCCCGACATCGGGACGCTGACCGCGAACGTCGGCTCGATCCTTCCTGCCGCCGTCGGCCAAGCCTTCTTCACCCTCTCGCTCGGGATGGGCGCGATGATCACCTACGCCTCCTATCTCGGCCGCGACGACTCCCTGCCGACCGACGGCGCGACCATCGTCGTTCTCAACACGTTCGTCGGCCTGCTGGCGGGGCTGGTGGTCTTCCCCATCCTCTTCTCGCTCGGCATCGACCCCGGGAGCGGCGGCCTCGGCGCGGCGTTCATCACGCTCGCCGGCGCGTTCGCACAGCTCCCCGCGGGTCGGGTCCTCGGCGTCGCCTTCTTCGTCGTCCTCCTCTTGGCCGCGCTCTCCTCGGCGATCAGCCTGCTCGAAGTCGTCACGTCGTACCTCGTCGACAACACCGACCGGTCGCGCTCGACGCTCGCCGTCGCCCTCGGCCTCGGCATCTTCCTCCTCGGGGTTCCGAGCGCGTTCGGCGTGCCGATCCTCGGCTGGTACAACGCCGTCGCGTACAACCTCCTGCTCCCGCTCTCGGTGCTTGCCCTGCTCTTGTTCGTCGGATGGGTCGACGCGGGCGACGCCGTCGCCGAACTCCGACGTGGCACCGGTCTGAGCGAGTCGGGCGCCGTCGCGTGGCTCTGGTTCGTCCGCACCGTCGTGCCGTTCGGCGTCCTGGTGACGCTTCTGCTCGGCCTGCAGAGCCTCGCCGTCCGCGCGGGGTTGCTCGCCGAGGCCATCGTGTAG
- a CDS encoding NADPH:quinone reductase yields MRAVRYHDYGGSEVLRVDEIDRPDPGDDEVLIEVAAAGINPVDTYFVAGSYEPFTLPMIPGVDAAGEAVSVGAAVEGVSAGDTVVATGLSKDHYGACAEYVAVPSDRLAVLPAGVDPVEAGGAGVAAVTAWRALIDHARLEPAETALIHGGSGGVGHAAVQLASVAGARVVTTAAPAYHDRLHELGADAVLDYGRDDLRAAVADVGAPDVILDHRLDDYLQFDADVAAHDGRIVGIGENDPQIGFTNDGVARGKDLTCQFMSMFNTPVLADPLGRVAHLLGDGRLDIEVARTYDLAEVAAAHEDVMADSFLGKLVVTP; encoded by the coding sequence ATGCGCGCAGTTCGCTACCACGACTACGGCGGTTCCGAGGTACTGCGAGTCGACGAGATCGACCGACCCGACCCGGGCGACGACGAGGTGCTGATCGAGGTGGCGGCGGCGGGAATCAACCCCGTCGACACCTACTTCGTCGCGGGGTCGTACGAGCCGTTCACGCTCCCGATGATCCCCGGCGTCGACGCCGCGGGCGAGGCCGTCTCTGTCGGGGCGGCCGTCGAGGGGGTGAGCGCGGGTGACACCGTCGTCGCCACCGGGTTAAGCAAGGACCACTACGGCGCCTGCGCGGAGTACGTCGCCGTGCCGAGCGACCGACTCGCGGTCCTGCCGGCGGGCGTCGACCCGGTCGAGGCCGGCGGCGCGGGCGTCGCCGCGGTGACGGCGTGGCGCGCGCTGATCGATCACGCTCGGCTCGAACCCGCCGAAACCGCGCTGATCCACGGCGGGAGCGGGGGCGTCGGCCACGCGGCCGTCCAGCTCGCGAGCGTCGCCGGCGCGCGGGTGGTTACCACCGCCGCGCCGGCGTACCACGACCGACTCCACGAACTCGGCGCCGATGCCGTCCTCGACTACGGCCGCGACGACCTGCGGGCGGCGGTGGCCGACGTCGGCGCCCCCGACGTGATCCTCGACCACCGCCTCGACGACTACCTGCAGTTCGACGCCGACGTGGCCGCGCACGACGGCCGGATCGTCGGCATCGGCGAGAACGATCCCCAAATCGGGTTCACGAACGACGGCGTCGCCCGCGGCAAGGACCTCACCTGCCAGTTCATGAGTATGTTCAACACGCCGGTGCTGGCCGACCCGCTCGGACGCGTCGCCCACCTGCTCGGCGACGGAAGGCTGGATATCGAGGTGGCCCGAACCTACGATCTGGCGGAGGTTGCGGCGGCCCACGAGGACGTGATGGCCGACAGCTTCCTCGGGAAACTGGTCGTGACGCCCTAG
- a CDS encoding SDR family oxidoreductase translates to MDASFDFTGDVALVTGACGALGSAVATAFADAGATVCGTDIVSPDDEDAQVDPAVIDYYRGDFTDETDVERVVDAVVDDHGQLDALVNVAGTWRGGDPIHETDADLFDFLFDVNLKTMFLASKHALPHLQETEGAVVSVSAQSSLEGGEGDGVYRASKAGVRLLTETIAAENLGTVRANAVMPSVIDTPMNREMMSYDESWVDPADIAAVVLFLCSDAATVTSGAAVPVYGEA, encoded by the coding sequence ATGGATGCTTCGTTCGACTTCACCGGCGACGTGGCGCTCGTAACGGGAGCCTGTGGCGCGCTCGGGAGCGCCGTCGCGACGGCCTTCGCCGACGCGGGAGCGACGGTCTGTGGCACCGATATCGTCTCGCCCGACGACGAGGACGCACAGGTCGACCCGGCGGTCATCGACTACTATCGGGGCGACTTCACCGACGAGACGGACGTGGAACGGGTCGTCGACGCGGTGGTCGACGATCACGGCCAATTGGACGCGCTCGTCAACGTCGCGGGAACGTGGCGGGGCGGCGACCCCATCCACGAGACGGACGCCGACCTGTTCGACTTCCTCTTCGACGTGAACCTGAAGACCATGTTCCTCGCCTCGAAACACGCCCTTCCCCACCTGCAGGAGACGGAAGGGGCCGTCGTCTCGGTGTCCGCCCAGTCGTCGCTGGAGGGTGGCGAGGGCGACGGGGTCTACCGGGCGAGCAAGGCCGGCGTGCGCCTCCTGACCGAGACCATCGCCGCGGAGAACTTGGGAACGGTGCGGGCCAACGCCGTCATGCCGAGCGTCATCGACACGCCGATGAACCGCGAGATGATGAGTTACGACGAGTCGTGGGTGGACCCCGCCGACATCGCCGCCGTCGTGCTGTTCCTCTGTTCCGACGCCGCCACGGTAACCAGCGGGGCCGCGGTGCCCGTCTACGGCGAGGCCTAG
- a CDS encoding acyl-CoA carboxylase subunit beta: protein MEDRIEELREKRERALLGGGEDRIESQHSKGKMTARERVDYFLDDGTFREFDQFRTHRTSKFGMEERKLPGDGVVTGYGEVNGRKTFVFAHDFTVFGGSLGEVMSQKICKVMDKAMDVGAPIVGLNDSAGARIQEGVRSLAGFTDIFHRNEQASGVVPQISGIMGPCAGGAVYSPAITDFIFMVKDTSHMFITGPDVIKTVTGEEVSFEELGGATTHASRTGVAHRAFEDEETALDNIRRLLSYLPQNNVEDPPRVDPWDDPRRSAEELKTVVPDQPQKPYDMTDVIGGTVDEGSFFEVHDSWATNVVVGFGRLDGHSVGVVANQPRSNAGTLTVDASMKASRFVRFCDAFNVPILTFVDVPGYMPGTEQEHRGIIRHGAKLLYAYSEATVPLLTVITRKAYGGAYCVMASKHLGADVNYAWPTAELAVMGPEGAVNVLYSGELADADDPDARRADLVEEYREEFANPYTAADRGFIDDVIEPQDTRARLVDDLDMLKTKRERNPEKKHGNIPI, encoded by the coding sequence ATGGAAGATCGGATCGAGGAGCTCCGGGAGAAGCGGGAGCGGGCGCTCCTCGGTGGGGGCGAAGACCGGATCGAGTCCCAGCACTCGAAAGGGAAGATGACCGCCCGGGAGCGGGTCGACTACTTCCTCGACGACGGGACCTTCCGCGAGTTCGACCAGTTCCGTACCCATCGGACCAGCAAGTTCGGTATGGAGGAGCGAAAACTCCCCGGCGACGGCGTGGTGACGGGGTACGGCGAGGTGAACGGCCGGAAGACGTTCGTCTTCGCCCACGACTTCACCGTCTTCGGCGGCTCGCTCGGCGAGGTGATGTCCCAGAAGATCTGTAAGGTGATGGACAAGGCGATGGACGTGGGCGCGCCCATCGTCGGCCTCAACGACTCGGCGGGCGCGCGCATCCAGGAAGGGGTCCGGAGCCTCGCTGGCTTTACCGACATCTTCCACCGAAACGAACAGGCCAGCGGCGTCGTCCCCCAGATTTCGGGGATCATGGGTCCCTGTGCCGGCGGCGCCGTCTACTCGCCCGCCATCACCGACTTCATCTTCATGGTGAAGGACACGAGCCACATGTTCATCACCGGCCCGGACGTGATCAAAACGGTCACGGGCGAGGAGGTGAGCTTTGAGGAACTCGGCGGGGCGACCACCCACGCCTCCCGCACCGGCGTCGCTCACCGCGCCTTCGAGGACGAGGAGACGGCACTGGACAACATCCGGCGCCTCCTCTCCTATCTCCCGCAGAACAACGTCGAGGACCCGCCACGGGTCGACCCGTGGGACGACCCCCGGCGGTCGGCAGAGGAACTGAAGACGGTCGTCCCCGATCAGCCCCAGAAGCCGTACGACATGACCGACGTGATCGGCGGCACCGTCGACGAGGGCTCCTTCTTCGAGGTCCACGACAGTTGGGCAACAAACGTCGTCGTCGGCTTCGGGCGCCTCGACGGCCACTCGGTCGGCGTCGTCGCCAACCAGCCCCGGTCGAACGCCGGGACGCTGACCGTCGACGCGAGCATGAAGGCCTCGCGGTTCGTCCGCTTCTGTGATGCCTTCAACGTCCCCATCCTCACGTTCGTCGACGTGCCCGGCTACATGCCCGGGACTGAGCAAGAGCATCGGGGAATCATCCGCCACGGCGCGAAACTGCTCTACGCGTACTCCGAGGCGACGGTGCCACTCCTGACCGTCATCACCCGGAAGGCCTACGGCGGTGCCTACTGCGTCATGGCGTCGAAACATCTCGGCGCCGACGTGAACTACGCGTGGCCGACCGCCGAACTCGCCGTCATGGGGCCGGAAGGCGCCGTGAACGTCCTCTACAGCGGCGAACTGGCGGACGCGGACGACCCCGACGCCCGGCGTGCGGACCTCGTCGAGGAGTACCGCGAGGAGTTCGCCAACCCGTACACCGCCGCCGACCGTGGGTTCATCGACGACGTGATCGAGCCACAGGACACCCGTGCGCGCCTCGTCGACGACTTAGACATGCTCAAGACGAAACGCGAGCGGAATCCGGAGAAGAAACACGGAAACATCCCGATATGA
- a CDS encoding 30S ribosomal protein S17e has protein sequence MAIKPKYVKQLGGILLERYPEAFNTDFETNKDSVTKLTNVESKGVRNRIAGYITRKKSSAAANA, from the coding sequence ATGGCCATCAAACCCAAATACGTCAAACAGCTCGGAGGCATCCTCCTGGAGCGGTATCCGGAGGCGTTCAACACCGACTTCGAGACCAACAAGGACAGCGTCACGAAGCTGACGAACGTGGAGTCGAAGGGCGTCCGCAACCGCATCGCGGGCTACATCACGCGCAAGAAATCGAGCGCGGCGGCCAACGCCTGA
- a CDS encoding sodium-dependent transporter, whose translation MTRETWATRTGFILAAAGSAVGLGNIWRFPWMTAENGGSAFLLVYLIVVLGVGVPGLLGEFVIGRRARRNPVGALRNLSGSRVWATVGGISAITGVALLSFYSVVGGWILRYLLVSLAGPFTGGAAYLADPGAYFGSISFGVGAAGYHLLFLALTGLIVLGGVRRGIELGTKVMMPAVLALLVGMAVWVSTRSGAGAGYDFFLTFDFETIRTNFFSILGPAAGQALFTLSVGAGTMITYASYIDEDRSLPFDGSVIALLNTGVGILAGLVVFPLLFSQGIDPGSGGPGTLFVGIAGAFGALPGGEALSILFFGVVAFAALSSSISMLEIPVAVLVDEVGWSRRRAVGTLLTLIAATGTVTAFQPGLFDFVSGTLVDFLLTGGLLAFLLFAGWVLGRDAVAEYVTGAGSAATRLATPWLFAVGVVIPVFLTFTLLTTAGVDGRLGFWPTVGAAVVAVAAVLVGLRQRATV comes from the coding sequence ATGACACGAGAGACGTGGGCGACGCGGACGGGCTTCATCCTCGCCGCCGCCGGGAGCGCCGTCGGTCTCGGAAACATCTGGCGGTTCCCGTGGATGACCGCGGAGAACGGCGGGAGCGCCTTCCTGCTGGTGTATCTGATCGTCGTTCTGGGCGTCGGCGTCCCCGGCCTCCTCGGCGAGTTCGTGATCGGCCGGCGGGCGCGCCGGAACCCGGTCGGCGCGCTTCGAAACCTCTCCGGGTCGCGGGTCTGGGCCACCGTCGGCGGCATCTCCGCGATTACGGGCGTCGCGCTCCTCTCATTTTACAGCGTCGTCGGCGGCTGGATCCTGCGCTATCTGCTGGTCTCGTTAGCCGGTCCCTTCACCGGCGGTGCGGCCTACCTCGCCGACCCGGGCGCGTACTTCGGGAGCATCTCCTTCGGCGTCGGCGCCGCGGGCTATCACCTCCTCTTTCTCGCGCTCACCGGCCTGATCGTCCTCGGGGGCGTGCGCCGCGGCATCGAACTGGGGACGAAGGTGATGATGCCCGCCGTCCTCGCCCTCCTCGTGGGGATGGCCGTCTGGGTCTCCACACGGTCGGGTGCGGGCGCCGGGTACGACTTCTTTCTCACCTTCGACTTCGAGACCATCCGCACGAACTTCTTCTCGATCCTCGGCCCGGCGGCCGGCCAGGCGCTCTTTACCCTCTCGGTCGGCGCCGGCACCATGATCACTTACGCCTCCTACATCGACGAGGACCGGTCGCTCCCGTTCGACGGCTCGGTCATCGCCCTGCTCAACACGGGCGTCGGGATTCTCGCCGGGCTGGTCGTCTTCCCGCTCCTGTTCTCGCAGGGCATCGATCCCGGAAGCGGCGGGCCGGGCACGCTCTTCGTCGGCATCGCGGGCGCGTTTGGCGCCCTCCCCGGCGGGGAGGCGCTTTCGATCCTGTTTTTCGGCGTCGTCGCCTTCGCCGCGCTGTCGAGTTCGATCAGCATGCTCGAAATTCCGGTCGCCGTTCTCGTCGACGAAGTCGGCTGGTCGCGCCGGCGGGCCGTGGGAACGCTCCTCACGCTCATCGCGGCGACGGGGACGGTCACCGCGTTCCAACCCGGGCTGTTCGATTTCGTCTCCGGCACGCTGGTCGACTTCCTGCTCACCGGTGGCCTCCTCGCCTTTCTCCTCTTCGCCGGGTGGGTGCTCGGTCGCGACGCGGTGGCGGAGTACGTCACCGGCGCCGGATCGGCCGCGACCCGGCTGGCGACGCCGTGGCTGTTCGCCGTCGGCGTCGTCATCCCCGTCTTCCTCACCTTCACGCTGCTGACGACGGCGGGGGTCGACGGCCGACTGGGGTTCTGGCCGACCGTCGGCGCCGCCGTCGTCGCCGTCGCCGCCGTACTCGTCGGACTGCGACAGCGGGCGACGGTCTGA